Part of the Acidobacteriota bacterium genome, GCTCGCTCGGGTCCGGCGTCCTCGTCGACGCCCGCGGGTACGTGCTCACGAACGAGCACGTGATTCTCCGCGGCACGAAGATCTTCGTCCGCCTCGCCGACCGGCGAAGGCTGCCGGCCGAGGTCGTGGGGACCGACCCCACGTCGGACCTCGCGGTCCTCAAGATAGAGGGAGGCGCGGACTTTCCGTCGATCCCGTTCGGCCGCTCGAGCGATCTCGCCGTGGGTCAGAGGGTGATCGCGCTCGGCAACACCCAGGAGGGTCCGGGGAGGACCATCGCCGTGGGCGTCGTCTCATCGCTCCACCGGCAGGTGCGCGCGGGCGGGCGCGTCGATGGAGACTTCATCCAGACCGACGCCGCGGTGAGCGCCGGAAACAGCGGCGGGCCGCTTCTCACGTTGAAGGGGGAGCTCGTCGGCGTGAGCACGTCCCTTCACATCGACGGCCCCGCGGTCTCGCTCGCGATTCCGGCGGACCGCGCCCGCAAGGTCTTCGCGGACATGCTGGGCTACGGAGAGGTCCGCGGTGCGTGGCTCGGCCTCGACGTGCGCACCGTGCCCGCGATGGTCGACCTCGACGGCGCGGGCCTTCCCGCCGGGGCGGCGGTCCGCAGGGTCTACCCGGGCTCCCCCGCCGAGCGCGCGGGGATCGTGGAGGGGGACGTCATCGTCCAGATGGCGACCGCGAAGATCGAAAGCCATGAGGACTTCGATGCCGCCGTGTCGGGGCTCCGTACCGGAGACGGCGTCTCGCTCGCGTTCTACCGGGGCTCGGAGAACCGCGCGGCGTCGCTGACGGTGGGGGAGTTCCCTCCCGGGCTGGCCGAGGCCTACCTGTCGGACCAGGTCGGCGTGGATCTCGCGGACATCTCGCCGGCGATGCGCGCGCAGTACCCGCAGCTTCCGCCCGAGGGGGTGATCGTCACGCGGGTCCGGGTGCGGAGCCACGCGCACGCGACCGGGCTCGAGGAGGGGGACGTCCTCCGCCAGATTGACGGCACGACCCTGCACGAGATGACGACGCTCCGCGCCGCCGTTCCCAGGATGGTCGGGCGGGGCTCCCTCCTCCTCAAGGTCGCGCGGGGCCGCAACAGCTACTACGTCACGCTCGACATGGAGTGACGTTCTTCGGGCCCGCCCCTACGCCTCGAGCGATTCATCTGACCTTCTTGGCCCGCACGGTCTGATCTGGCGGACGAACGATCATCTCGGTCACCAGGCCATGTTCATCTCTGACAAACGTGAAGGTCACATTGTCGACCGTGACGAAGAACTCTGCGCCTGCTTCGTGATAGAGCTCAACGGGTTGGCTG contains:
- a CDS encoding trypsin-like peptidase domain-containing protein, which encodes MTPRGVRVLVASSGALLAAALSATAVAQEEAPPARPIVQVAQTAGPAVVNVSTEEKVDNPFHRTFLQAVFGSLFDVDPSGAAATGSLGSGVLVDARGYVLTNEHVILRGTKIFVRLADRRRLPAEVVGTDPTSDLAVLKIEGGADFPSIPFGRSSDLAVGQRVIALGNTQEGPGRTIAVGVVSSLHRQVRAGGRVDGDFIQTDAAVSAGNSGGPLLTLKGELVGVSTSLHIDGPAVSLAIPADRARKVFADMLGYGEVRGAWLGLDVRTVPAMVDLDGAGLPAGAAVRRVYPGSPAERAGIVEGDVIVQMATAKIESHEDFDAAVSGLRTGDGVSLAFYRGSENRAASLTVGEFPPGLAEAYLSDQVGVDLADISPAMRAQYPQLPPEGVIVTRVRVRSHAHATGLEEGDVLRQIDGTTLHEMTTLRAAVPRMVGRGSLLLKVARGRNSYYVTLDME